In Rhodanobacter denitrificans, the sequence GGAGTATCTCCAGAAGGGGTCGTAGGTGCCGGTGGCCGGCGGTGGTAGCCAGCGGGGATTCCGATGGGAACACCGCCGCCTCAGACACTGTTTCGACCCCCACCATGGAAACTTGAGCCTTGTCAACGCAAATAGTCGAACAATTTTGAACCCTGGATTTTGGTGAACGTCTGCTGTGACGCCTGCAACGCCGTGGTCTGCGCACCGAGCTGGCTGATCGCGTCGTAGTAGTTCAGGTCCTGCACGTCCGACAGCGCGCTCTTGTACTGCAGCGTGAGGTCGTCGTTGAGTCCGCGTTGCTGGTCGAGCGCATTCATGCGCGCGCCGACCATGCCGCGCGTGCGGCTGATAGTGTCGATCGCCTGGTCGAGATTGGCGAATTGCGTGTTGATGTCGTTCTGCATCGGCGCGCCGCCGCCGTCGGGGGTGCGCAGCGTCGTGATGATCTTGTCCAGCGTGGTGAACACGTCCTGCTTCGCGGAGGCGCCCAGCGCGAACGCGTCGCCGGCGTTGGGCGTGCCGCTGAAGGCGACCTGCGCGCCGCGGAAGCTGATGTTGCCGCCGCGGGTCGCGTCGTAGTTGCCGCTGTCCAGCACGGTGCCGGCGCCGTCGCGCACTTCATACGCGTCGGCGGCGGTGAACACGATGTGGTAGCTGCCGCCGTCCCACGCCGAAGGGTTCGCGTTGGGGTTGCTGACGCTGCTGGCGCCGGCCACCGCGCTGCCGGTGTTGGCCGGGTTGGCGCTGACCGCAAACCTGCCGTTGCCGGTAGCAATGTCGGCGAACACCGTGCTGCCGGGATCGCCCGTAGCCACCTGCAGGCCGGAGCCGGCGGCGACCATGCGCTGGCCGTCGTCGCCGACGTAACTCACGCCGTTCTGCGAGACGAACGGCATCGTGCCGGTGCGGTTGCCGGCGAACAGGTAGTCGCCCTGGCCGTCCTTGCTGTTGGCCTGGCCGAGCAGTTGCTGGCGCAGCTGCACCATCTCGGCGGCGATGTCGCCGCGGGTCTGATCGGTCTGCGAACCGTTGGCGGCCTGCAGCAGCAGCGTGCGCACGCGGCCCAGCACGTTGCTGACGTTGGACAGGGTCTGGTCTTCCAGCCCCAGCCGCGCGTTGGCGCTGGTGATGTTGCGCTGGTACTGCGCGGCGTCGGCGGTGAGATGGGTCAGATCCAGTGCGCGCGCTGCACCTACCGGATCGTCGGACGGCTGGTTGATGCGCTTGCCGGTGCTCAACTGGATGTTGAGATCGGACAGGTCGCTCTGCCGGTCCATCATGCTGCCGACGGACTGCTGCTGCATCCAGCTGGTGGAAACGCGCATGGCTTACCCCTTCACGGCGCTGAGCAGCGCGCCGAAGATGTTGTTGGCGGTGCTGATGACCTGCGCGGAAGCCTGGTAGGCCTGCTGGTAGCGCAGCAGGTTGGCGGCTTCCTCGTCCAGGTTCACGCCGGACACGCTCTGCTGCGAACTCATCGCCTGGTGGTACACCGCGGTCTGCGTGGTCAGGTCGTCCTTGGCCAGCGCGCCGGCGCTGCCGACCTGGCCGACCAGCTGGCTGTAGGCACGGCCCGCGCTGGTGACGCCGCCGTCGAGCACGCCGAGATTGGCCACCTTGCCCAGCATCAGCGCGTTGCTGTTGTCGCCCTGCGCGTTGCTGTTGGCCTGCACGCCGAAGCTGTCGCCGGCCTGCGGTGCGCCGCCGAGCTGCAGGCTCCAGCCGTTGTGGACGATCGGCTGACCGGGGGTGAAGACCTGCGCCGGGCCGCCGTCGATGCTGTAGCTGGTGGTCGAGGCGAACACCACGGAGCTGCTGTTGAACAGGTTGGGGTTGCTGCCGTCGCTGACGCTGACTGCCGCTGCTGCGGTGCCGGTGTTGCCGGCCGCGGCAGTGGCCTTGAGCGGCGCGGCGGCGGCGACCTTGTCGGGGTCGTCGATTGCCAGCGAGAAACTCGCAGCGGCGTTGCGGCTGGGCTGCACGCGGAAGCTGTCGCCGGCGTTCGCGCTGCCGCCCACCACCAGGCTCAGCCCGGCAGCGACGAACGGATCGGCGCTGGTGCCGCTGCCGCTCAACGCGACGCTGTTGCCGCTGGTGTCGCGCATGCGCCAGCTGCTGCCGTCGTAGCTCAGCACGTAATCCTTGCCGGTCAGCGCGCCAATGTCGCCGATGGCGGCGCCCAGCGTGCCGCTGCCGCTGTTGCTGGCGGCCGCCTGCACGGTCGGGCCGGCCACGTCGAAGAAGGTGCCGCCGAGCTCGCCGCGCAGGTCCATGCCCTGCGCGTGCTGTGCGTTGAACGCACTGGCCAGCGCCTGCGCGGCACGGCCCAGCTGGTTCTGCGCGGGATCGAGCACGTTGCCGCGAAAATCCAGCAGGGCGCCCAAGGTGCCGCCGCCGATGCGCCCGCTCAGCACGGCGCCGGACGCCGCGCCCACCACTTCCAGCCGGGTGGCGTCGTACATGTTGGGCGCGGTGCCCAGCGCGTGCGCCTCGGTGCCGGTGACCAGCGCCTGGCCGTTG encodes:
- the flgL gene encoding flagellar hook-associated protein FlgL, whose amino-acid sequence is MRVSTSWMQQQSVGSMMDRQSDLSDLNIQLSTGKRINQPSDDPVGAARALDLTHLTADAAQYQRNITSANARLGLEDQTLSNVSNVLGRVRTLLLQAANGSQTDQTRGDIAAEMVQLRQQLLGQANSKDGQGDYLFAGNRTGTMPFVSQNGVSYVGDDGQRMVAAGSGLQVATGDPGSTVFADIATGNGRFAVSANPANTGSAVAGASSVSNPNANPSAWDGGSYHIVFTAADAYEVRDGAGTVLDSGNYDATRGGNISFRGAQVAFSGTPNAGDAFALGASAKQDVFTTLDKIITTLRTPDGGGAPMQNDINTQFANLDQAIDTISRTRGMVGARMNALDQQRGLNDDLTLQYKSALSDVQDLNYYDAISQLGAQTTALQASQQTFTKIQGSKLFDYLR
- the flgK gene encoding flagellar hook-associated protein FlgK, with product MADMLSTGVSGLLAAQIGLSTVSHNVANANTDGYSRQLVSYAARLPEGQANYYVGTGVNTVAVQRAYSQFLNSSLWSATSAQGRASSMDSLTGQLNDQLSGNSNLQTSLDSFFGAVQDMANAPSDAASRQVLLARAGGLASTFRALSGQFNQLSGQVQQQIGEAVDAINSDSQSIARLNGLIRSSQATDGTPPADLLDQRDALVKKLAGQVGISVVPQNDNTLSVFVGNGQALVTGTEAHALGTAPNMYDATRLEVVGAASGAVLSGRIGGGTLGALLDFRGNVLDPAQNQLGRAAQALASAFNAQHAQGMDLRGELGGTFFDVAGPTVQAAASNSGSGTLGAAIGDIGALTGKDYVLSYDGSSWRMRDTSGNSVALSGSGTSADPFVAAGLSLVVGGSANAGDSFRVQPSRNAAASFSLAIDDPDKVAAAAPLKATAAAGNTGTAAAAVSVSDGSNPNLFNSSSVVFASTTSYSIDGGPAQVFTPGQPIVHNGWSLQLGGAPQAGDSFGVQANSNAQGDNSNALMLGKVANLGVLDGGVTSAGRAYSQLVGQVGSAGALAKDDLTTQTAVYHQAMSSQQSVSGVNLDEEAANLLRYQQAYQASAQVISTANNIFGALLSAVKG